A window from Coraliomargarita sinensis encodes these proteins:
- a CDS encoding mandelate racemase/muconate lactonizing enzyme family protein, which translates to MNQNLSRRKFVQLTTGGMALTAAGTAFGNTRHTIAGPIRRIDLYPSRYPMTGYFKFFAGPDGSTGRACITIKITTDEGVGWGQSVPIAKWSDETLETAVAALKNYFAPALIGHRAGNINEAHQKLDAAIAPGFSTSMPITRAGLDIALWDLQGRIRNKPVCELWGMKPKGPIDLSWTLNVKKIEDVEAVAAQGKARGYQNFNIKVAPDPEFDVELARAARAAAPDGFLWSDANGGYDPGTALQAAPRLADAGVDILEAPLRPNQILGYQALKKQGALPILMDEGVISPTDLEQFIALNMIDGIACKPSRCGGLTSNKRQIEIINRHKLMWVGSGLTDPDLSLAATLQLYTAFGLKKPAALNGPQFLTASILKEPISDEGGKMHCPTGPGLGVEVDEAKLLSQVEQSGYRPIAVEA; encoded by the coding sequence ATGAACCAGAATTTAAGCCGCCGAAAATTCGTTCAACTTACTACCGGCGGTATGGCTCTGACTGCTGCCGGCACGGCTTTCGGCAACACACGGCACACGATTGCCGGGCCGATCCGGCGTATTGACCTCTACCCCTCCCGCTACCCGATGACGGGCTACTTCAAATTCTTTGCCGGGCCCGACGGTTCGACTGGGCGGGCCTGCATCACCATCAAAATCACCACCGACGAAGGGGTCGGCTGGGGACAATCGGTTCCGATCGCCAAGTGGAGTGACGAAACTCTTGAAACCGCAGTGGCGGCCTTGAAGAACTACTTCGCCCCCGCGCTCATCGGCCACCGTGCCGGCAATATCAACGAAGCCCATCAAAAACTCGATGCGGCCATTGCCCCCGGTTTCAGCACAAGTATGCCCATCACCCGCGCCGGGCTGGATATCGCGCTATGGGATCTACAGGGCCGCATTCGCAACAAGCCGGTTTGTGAACTTTGGGGGATGAAGCCGAAGGGCCCGATTGACCTGAGCTGGACACTTAACGTCAAAAAGATCGAGGACGTGGAAGCGGTCGCGGCACAGGGTAAGGCGCGGGGCTACCAAAACTTCAATATCAAGGTCGCGCCCGATCCGGAATTCGACGTGGAACTTGCCAGAGCCGCCCGCGCCGCCGCGCCCGATGGTTTCCTCTGGTCGGATGCCAATGGTGGCTATGACCCGGGAACTGCGCTCCAGGCCGCTCCGCGTCTGGCGGACGCCGGTGTCGATATCCTCGAAGCCCCCCTGCGCCCAAACCAGATCCTCGGCTACCAGGCCCTGAAAAAGCAGGGCGCCCTCCCCATCCTGATGGATGAAGGCGTGATCTCGCCCACCGATCTGGAGCAATTCATCGCACTGAACATGATCGACGGCATCGCCTGCAAGCCCTCCCGCTGCGGTGGCCTCACCAGCAACAAGCGACAGATTGAAATCATCAACCGCCACAAGCTCATGTGGGTGGGCAGCGGCCTGACCGACCCGGACCTTTCCCTCGCCGCTACCCTCCAGCTCTACACAGCCTTCGGCCTAAAGAAACCGGCCGCGCTGAACGGGCCACAGTTTCTTACCGCCAGTATTCTTAAGGAACCGATCTCCGATGAAGGTGGCAAAATGCACTGCCCGACCGGCCCTGGGCTCGGTGTGGAAGTGGACGAAGCGAAACTACTCTCACAGGTGGAGCAGTCAGGCTATCGGCCCATCGCTGTAGAGGCTTAA
- a CDS encoding adenylosuccinate synthetase, with translation MLTKFTSQLIADTGISTGDEGKGRVILEIVNELRESTGREDAVAAVMKVNGGSNSGHTVAGLKLNLLPGGVADPHVPYLPIGSGVVADPRKFLWECAYAELHGHVALKRLAIDERCLVSDLSHRLLDLAWEDYRIHALGGDPRGSTGRGITPAYLDEVGQFQVYYADFLGSKDHFAEKLRGRVDRAMRVIEHVCQVGPDRWPRFFETLSGAEARANAEIIEEGKVGAEEFDFGQFAGEAPFTLKTDALIDAYWAAGQKLAAQIFDVRELVLREQDKGNYIIGEFGQAYWLDKRHGFPPNVTASHTFTPEFFQSAGIPAQPIHNIGCCKAYDTKVGTHTFISEIDLDHPLSTKLRKIEFGATTGRQRMVGWYDAVEKGDALRYGGYQDLVLNKLDALSHSGDWQGDLQICTAYEDKQGNVIHHVPRNAKMHKSLKPVYKMLPGWSEDISNVRSFEDLPDNARTYVAWLMQSLIEVANQGDQHKDRLPNLRYIGVGPDPSQIIKDVPATNELLKLI, from the coding sequence ATGCTCACAAAATTCACATCTCAACTCATCGCCGACACCGGCATCTCCACCGGAGATGAAGGTAAAGGTCGCGTTATCCTCGAAATCGTCAACGAACTCCGCGAATCCACGGGACGTGAGGACGCCGTGGCGGCCGTAATGAAAGTCAACGGAGGCTCCAACTCGGGGCATACCGTGGCCGGACTGAAGCTCAATTTGCTTCCCGGTGGCGTGGCGGACCCACATGTGCCCTACTTGCCCATCGGCTCGGGCGTGGTCGCGGACCCTCGCAAGTTTCTCTGGGAGTGCGCTTACGCGGAACTGCACGGTCACGTTGCGCTGAAGCGCCTGGCGATTGACGAGCGTTGCCTCGTTTCGGACCTGTCCCACCGGTTACTCGATTTGGCCTGGGAAGACTACCGTATCCACGCCCTCGGCGGGGACCCGCGCGGCTCGACCGGTCGGGGAATCACCCCAGCCTATCTCGACGAGGTCGGTCAGTTCCAGGTGTACTACGCCGACTTTCTTGGCTCGAAAGATCACTTTGCCGAAAAACTTCGTGGCCGGGTGGATCGGGCCATGCGCGTGATTGAACATGTCTGTCAGGTCGGACCGGATCGCTGGCCCAGGTTTTTCGAGACCCTGAGCGGTGCCGAAGCGCGGGCCAACGCCGAGATCATCGAGGAAGGCAAAGTTGGAGCGGAGGAATTTGACTTCGGACAGTTCGCGGGCGAAGCGCCATTCACCCTGAAGACCGATGCATTGATTGATGCCTACTGGGCTGCGGGCCAAAAGCTCGCCGCTCAAATTTTCGACGTGCGTGAGTTGGTGCTTCGCGAGCAAGACAAGGGCAACTACATCATCGGCGAATTCGGCCAAGCTTACTGGCTGGATAAGCGACACGGCTTCCCGCCCAACGTCACCGCCTCGCACACCTTTACCCCGGAGTTTTTCCAATCGGCCGGTATTCCGGCGCAGCCGATTCACAACATCGGCTGTTGCAAGGCTTACGATACTAAAGTCGGCACCCATACCTTTATCTCCGAGATCGATCTGGACCACCCCCTCAGCACCAAATTGCGCAAGATCGAGTTTGGCGCCACCACAGGCCGCCAGCGCATGGTCGGTTGGTATGATGCCGTCGAGAAGGGGGATGCTCTTCGCTATGGGGGCTATCAGGACCTCGTACTCAACAAGCTCGACGCCCTCTCCCACTCCGGTGACTGGCAGGGTGACCTTCAGATCTGCACCGCCTACGAAGACAAGCAGGGCAACGTCATTCACCACGTGCCCCGCAATGCCAAGATGCACAAATCACTCAAGCCGGTCTATAAAATGCTCCCCGGCTGGAGCGAAGATATCTCGAATGTGCGCTCCTTTGAGGATCTGCCGGATAACGCCAGGACCTACGTGGCCTGGCTCATGCAATCCCTCATCGAAGTCGCCAATCAGGGTGACCAGCACAAAGACCGCTTACCCAACCTTCGCTACATCGGCGTCGGTCCGGACCCGAGCCAGATTATCAAAGACGTGCCTGCGACCAATGAACTCTTGAAGCTCATCTGA
- a CDS encoding redoxin domain-containing protein: MTKVSCLFSLILLSATTVALANQPPPVLEIGQPAPDFTLPGVDGKKHSLEDFAEAELLVVMFTCNHCPDARAAAPRMAELYERYAGKGVAFVAISGNDPKALRPDELGYGVYGDSFPEMKPFAEKNGWQFPYLYDGDTQKVISAYGGQATPHVFIFDEDRLLRYNGRIDDMKRRSGPLGESYVVDAIDALLAGEEVENKTTRAFGCSTKWSYKRDSVAKDQARWEAIEEKLALLDAEAAKSLAANTTDKLRIVNFWSTTCGPCVVEFPDLVETYRRFQNRPVELITVSLDPLEDKGKALKFLEKQHAALSPRTAKSVQEEGRTTNNYLFDGNPDHLAEAFDPDWGGAMPHTLIIAPGGELLWRHSGMVEPVELRSQVVKWLERKR; this comes from the coding sequence ATGACAAAAGTAAGCTGCCTTTTCTCTTTAATCCTCCTGAGTGCCACGACTGTTGCTTTGGCCAATCAACCGCCGCCGGTTCTAGAGATCGGCCAGCCGGCTCCCGACTTTACCCTCCCCGGGGTAGACGGTAAGAAACACTCGCTCGAGGATTTTGCGGAGGCGGAGCTGCTGGTGGTGATGTTTACCTGTAACCATTGTCCCGATGCACGGGCCGCTGCGCCCCGGATGGCGGAGCTCTATGAAAGATACGCGGGCAAAGGCGTCGCTTTTGTCGCCATCAGCGGGAACGACCCCAAAGCCTTGCGGCCCGACGAACTCGGTTACGGGGTTTATGGGGACTCTTTTCCCGAGATGAAACCTTTCGCCGAGAAAAACGGCTGGCAATTTCCCTACCTCTACGACGGGGACACGCAGAAAGTCATTTCGGCCTACGGAGGGCAGGCGACGCCACATGTTTTCATCTTCGATGAAGACCGGCTACTGCGCTATAATGGGCGGATTGATGATATGAAGCGAAGGTCCGGGCCTCTAGGGGAGAGCTACGTTGTCGATGCCATTGATGCTTTGCTTGCGGGTGAGGAAGTCGAAAACAAGACGACACGCGCCTTTGGTTGTTCGACCAAGTGGAGCTACAAACGAGACAGCGTCGCCAAGGACCAGGCGCGCTGGGAAGCCATCGAGGAAAAACTGGCCCTGCTGGATGCGGAAGCAGCCAAGTCGCTGGCAGCGAACACCACCGATAAGTTGCGAATCGTAAATTTCTGGTCCACCACCTGTGGCCCCTGCGTGGTCGAATTTCCCGACCTGGTTGAAACCTACCGCCGTTTTCAAAACCGGCCGGTCGAGCTGATCACCGTCAGCCTTGATCCCCTGGAAGATAAAGGGAAGGCCCTCAAGTTTCTCGAGAAGCAGCACGCCGCGCTCTCGCCCCGCACGGCCAAGTCGGTGCAGGAGGAGGGCCGAACCACCAACAACTATCTCTTCGATGGTAACCCCGACCATCTGGCTGAGGCCTTTGACCCGGATTGGGGCGGTGCCATGCCGCACACATTGATTATTGCCCCAGGCGGCGAGCTGCTCTGGCGTCATTCCGGAATGGTTGAGCCAGTCGAGCTACGAAGCCAGGTCGTAAAGTGGTTGGAGCGAAAGCGATAA
- a CDS encoding sialate O-acetylesterase — translation MKSTFLPSLLLAVVFHFCSLSASAEEALVRGEDLIKVPEKADGLYLHNLFQENMVLQRGKPLKVWGWAAANDSIQVSFAGQSLAARADADGRWAVTLEPLEANGTPRSLVVKGRDKEIVLDNILVGDVWVLGGQSNMAFPIHKVENGELEIVSANFPQIRMITIPHLTDGKSRENFPSMYQWSDWSSRHFRQGYWDVCSPETVKELSAIGYVFGRRLHMASQVPIGLVDTSIGGTTVESWTSREAARMVDDAEVSEMLDEWDTNIAEFDPKKDFEERLANYERKVAERKEQGREIPNRWKRPVGEQPGPVADRNRPGNCFQGLIQPLEGIQVKGAIFHQGFNNCFDGSRGARIYREIFPFMIGAWRKAFNDSELPFGIISLCTADMAQTEENYCEKMVDIGPEIRAAQYETFRQLVDAGDENVGFASTYDLRRRWFHPQLKVPAGERIARWALATEYGFDSLKWMPPVLEEMKSVDGALHLKFNTDVMAVDDGTEMVGFALAGEDKAYHMAEVDHLVTGENNKGGPVHDRSVIVLTNPFVETPVHFRYAWARNPMGNIQLGRHNDVPLATQRSDRWNQREGPVSTEGMNDRQAKNAMRQAMREIDMKRRLYEARELIESQE, via the coding sequence ATGAAATCTACTTTTTTACCATCCCTGTTATTGGCAGTTGTTTTCCACTTTTGCTCTCTGAGCGCCAGCGCCGAGGAAGCGTTGGTTCGCGGTGAAGACCTGATTAAAGTCCCGGAAAAGGCCGACGGGCTTTATCTTCACAACCTGTTTCAGGAAAATATGGTTCTCCAGCGTGGCAAACCGCTCAAGGTCTGGGGCTGGGCGGCAGCCAATGATTCAATTCAGGTTAGTTTTGCCGGACAGTCGCTGGCCGCCCGAGCCGATGCCGACGGCCGCTGGGCCGTAACTCTGGAGCCGCTTGAGGCAAATGGCACGCCTCGTTCGCTCGTAGTTAAGGGGCGGGACAAAGAGATCGTGTTGGACAACATTCTGGTTGGTGACGTTTGGGTACTCGGCGGCCAGAGCAATATGGCATTTCCCATTCATAAGGTGGAGAATGGTGAGCTGGAAATTGTCTCGGCGAATTTCCCCCAGATTCGTATGATCACCATTCCACACCTGACGGATGGGAAGTCGCGAGAAAACTTTCCTTCCATGTATCAGTGGAGCGACTGGTCATCGCGGCATTTTCGTCAGGGTTACTGGGATGTCTGCTCCCCTGAGACAGTGAAAGAGCTTTCTGCCATCGGCTATGTTTTCGGTCGTCGCCTTCACATGGCCAGTCAAGTGCCGATCGGTTTGGTCGATACCTCAATCGGTGGCACGACCGTAGAGTCGTGGACCTCGCGCGAGGCAGCCCGCATGGTGGATGATGCGGAAGTGAGTGAAATGCTTGACGAGTGGGATACCAATATAGCGGAATTCGACCCGAAGAAAGACTTCGAAGAACGATTGGCCAATTACGAGAGAAAGGTGGCCGAGCGAAAGGAGCAGGGCCGGGAAATTCCAAACCGCTGGAAGCGCCCGGTCGGAGAGCAGCCCGGACCCGTCGCGGACAGAAATCGCCCCGGCAACTGCTTCCAAGGCTTAATTCAACCTCTCGAGGGCATTCAGGTGAAGGGGGCCATCTTCCATCAGGGCTTTAACAACTGCTTTGACGGCTCCCGCGGGGCTCGGATCTACCGCGAGATCTTTCCTTTTATGATCGGTGCCTGGCGGAAAGCGTTTAACGATTCGGAGCTTCCTTTCGGTATCATTTCCCTTTGCACGGCAGACATGGCTCAGACCGAGGAGAACTACTGCGAGAAGATGGTCGACATCGGGCCGGAGATCCGTGCCGCGCAATACGAAACCTTCCGCCAGTTGGTCGATGCCGGTGATGAGAATGTGGGGTTTGCCAGCACTTACGACTTACGCCGCCGCTGGTTTCATCCTCAGTTGAAAGTGCCCGCCGGTGAGCGCATTGCCCGTTGGGCACTCGCCACCGAATACGGATTCGACAGTTTGAAGTGGATGCCTCCGGTGTTGGAAGAGATGAAGTCGGTCGATGGAGCGCTCCATCTCAAGTTCAATACCGATGTGATGGCAGTTGATGACGGTACTGAAATGGTTGGATTTGCCCTGGCCGGTGAAGACAAGGCCTACCACATGGCCGAGGTCGACCATCTGGTGACCGGTGAGAACAACAAAGGAGGTCCGGTACACGACCGCTCGGTCATCGTACTGACCAACCCCTTTGTCGAAACCCCGGTCCATTTTCGCTATGCCTGGGCCCGCAACCCGATGGGGAACATCCAACTGGGCCGTCATAACGACGTACCCCTGGCGACTCAACGCAGCGACCGCTGGAACCAGCGGGAAGGGCCCGTTTCAACGGAAGGCATGAACGACCGTCAGGCCAAGAACGCCATGCGTCAGGCTATGCGGGAGATAGATATGAAGCGCCGTCTCTATGAGGCCAGAGAGCTGATCGAGTCGCAGGAATAA
- the guaB gene encoding IMP dehydrogenase, whose translation MKAPATPRIEDYYLPAEAFFSSNLPVGLTYDDISLATLYSEVLPRQTNLVTRLSKTLELQIPVISSDMDTVTESKMAIQMALNGGMGLIHYNMSDEKQVKEVARVKNHIHGFIQEPIKVGPDQTVGEIIERIADRGYGFSTFPVVDENNKLLGLLPGRVVKPRYASRLVSEGMTPRDQIYTLLEKDITKDPIKVADKFFTEHMGIHKLLVVDDEDRLRGLFTLSDIERIESESQQSVKPARDDHFRLICGAAIAAHRKTDGSLDRDRIFEHVGKLVDEGVDAIAVSTAHGFTKGVGDSVKMIREEFPDLTLIAGNVTSAEGVEYLADAGANSVKIGQGPGSICTTRVVAGVGIPQMTALYVASIAAQKKGVSILADGGITKSGDMVKALTLADGVMCGSLLAGCNEAPGQIIEINGKLYKQYRGMGSSSAMKEGSAARYGHDRKDVATKAAAEGIEALKESVGSLSGVLRDLVGGIQSGMGYLGASDLAQLRANARYIRVSPAGQRESSPHDVITVKTSDTEASK comes from the coding sequence ATGAAAGCACCTGCGACACCCAGGATCGAAGATTATTATCTGCCCGCTGAAGCGTTTTTCAGCAGCAACCTCCCGGTCGGCCTGACTTACGACGACATTTCGCTGGCCACGCTCTACTCCGAGGTTTTGCCAAGGCAGACGAATCTCGTCACCCGCCTCTCCAAGACTCTGGAACTGCAGATCCCGGTCATCTCCTCGGACATGGATACGGTGACCGAGTCGAAGATGGCGATCCAGATGGCCCTCAATGGGGGCATGGGGCTGATCCACTACAACATGAGCGACGAAAAGCAGGTCAAGGAAGTCGCCCGGGTGAAGAATCATATCCACGGCTTCATTCAGGAGCCGATCAAAGTCGGCCCGGATCAGACGGTCGGCGAAATTATCGAACGTATCGCCGACCGCGGCTACGGCTTCAGTACCTTCCCCGTCGTCGACGAAAACAATAAGCTCTTGGGGCTGCTCCCCGGACGAGTGGTGAAGCCGCGCTACGCCTCGCGCCTGGTTTCCGAGGGCATGACCCCTCGCGACCAAATCTACACACTTCTGGAAAAAGACATCACCAAGGACCCGATTAAGGTGGCGGACAAGTTCTTCACCGAGCACATGGGTATCCATAAGCTGCTGGTGGTCGACGATGAGGACCGTCTCCGCGGCCTGTTCACGTTATCCGACATCGAGCGGATCGAGTCGGAATCCCAGCAGTCGGTCAAACCGGCTCGCGACGACCACTTTCGCCTCATCTGCGGGGCCGCCATAGCCGCACATCGCAAGACGGATGGCTCACTCGATCGAGACCGTATCTTTGAACATGTAGGGAAGTTGGTTGATGAAGGCGTGGATGCGATCGCAGTATCGACTGCACACGGTTTTACCAAGGGTGTCGGGGATTCGGTAAAAATGATCCGTGAGGAGTTCCCCGATCTTACACTCATCGCCGGCAATGTTACTAGCGCGGAGGGTGTCGAATACCTCGCGGATGCCGGAGCCAACTCCGTTAAAATAGGCCAGGGCCCCGGCTCGATCTGCACCACTCGTGTGGTGGCGGGCGTGGGGATCCCTCAGATGACTGCGCTCTATGTGGCCTCTATCGCGGCTCAGAAGAAGGGTGTCTCGATTCTCGCCGACGGCGGCATCACCAAATCCGGCGATATGGTGAAGGCTCTGACTCTTGCCGACGGAGTGATGTGTGGCAGCCTGCTCGCGGGCTGCAATGAAGCTCCGGGCCAAATCATCGAAATCAACGGCAAACTCTATAAGCAATACCGCGGCATGGGCAGCAGCTCAGCCATGAAAGAGGGTTCTGCCGCCCGCTACGGGCACGATCGGAAGGACGTCGCCACCAAGGCCGCCGCCGAAGGTATTGAAGCCCTCAAGGAATCGGTCGGCTCGCTCTCCGGGGTGCTCCGGGATCTGGTCGGCGGTATCCAGTCCGGCATGGGTTACCTCGGTGCCAGTGACTTGGCACAGCTCCGTGCCAACGCACGCTACATTCGCGTCAGCCCCGCCGGCCAGCGTGAGTCTTCGCCGCATGACGTAATCACGGTCAAAACGAGCGACACGGAAGCATCGAAATAG
- a CDS encoding o-succinylbenzoate synthase, with protein MNLKVAYRSYRRDFLQPLRTAHGQWKVREGFILRLESESAVAYGEIAPIPDFGTETVERAANFLKQWAADPIIMPSGLPCCTFALTTALQQLKQPATSCGRDYRVAGLLPAGPDALDVAKKKLAGGYTTLKWKIAVHEFEAEREILSDLLQLLPEKASIRLDANGGLGQKDLENWLEVLGQNDDQIDYLEQPLPAGEERAMAELSKASNVPIALDESLNMPGRERWLTPDAWKGPLVIKPLLMGNVSPLLEQLRPLAGQLVFSSVFETGIGLFQALDLADNLPDIKYAIGFDTIAAFDDDLSGLVPGPIFPAGARAKIDLESIWNQLPHSS; from the coding sequence ATGAATTTGAAGGTCGCATACCGTTCCTATCGACGGGATTTCCTCCAACCACTGAGAACGGCGCACGGCCAGTGGAAGGTCCGCGAGGGTTTTATTCTGCGGCTGGAATCGGAAAGCGCGGTAGCTTACGGTGAGATTGCTCCCATCCCGGATTTCGGCACCGAGACCGTTGAACGGGCGGCGAATTTTTTGAAGCAGTGGGCGGCCGACCCGATTATCATGCCCTCCGGCCTGCCTTGTTGCACCTTCGCACTGACCACGGCGCTGCAACAGCTCAAACAGCCCGCGACATCCTGTGGGCGGGATTACCGGGTGGCCGGCTTGTTGCCGGCCGGTCCTGATGCGCTTGATGTGGCCAAGAAAAAACTGGCAGGTGGCTATACCACTCTGAAATGGAAGATCGCCGTGCATGAATTCGAGGCCGAACGAGAGATTTTGAGCGACCTGTTACAGCTGCTTCCCGAAAAAGCTTCCATCCGATTGGACGCCAATGGAGGTCTGGGACAAAAAGATCTGGAAAACTGGTTGGAGGTTTTGGGGCAGAATGACGACCAAATCGATTATCTCGAACAACCCCTGCCGGCGGGAGAGGAGCGGGCTATGGCGGAGCTGAGTAAAGCGTCGAACGTGCCCATCGCTTTGGACGAAAGTTTGAATATGCCCGGTCGCGAGCGGTGGTTGACGCCTGATGCCTGGAAAGGACCGCTGGTAATCAAGCCATTGCTGATGGGAAATGTTTCGCCTCTTCTTGAGCAACTCCGGCCTTTGGCCGGCCAGTTGGTCTTTTCCTCCGTTTTCGAGACGGGAATCGGTTTGTTTCAGGCGCTCGATTTGGCCGACAACTTACCGGATATAAAATACGCCATCGGATTTGATACCATCGCCGCTTTTGACGATGATTTATCTGGGCTTGTCCCCGGACCAATTTTCCCGGCTGGAGCGCGAGCTAAAATTGACCTGGAATCGATATGGAACCAACTGCCCCATTCAAGCTAG
- a CDS encoding AMP-binding protein, with amino-acid sequence MEPTAPFKLDELRRDWIGGVSGEAFYRRVQDARVSLKETDGPVVINEGEPVAFAVKFFAAASISLPIVLVNPKWGAKEQSEFDTLMASDEPEPGSISIPTGGTTGGVKLAIHDWKSLSSGARAVQAFHGGGPVDACCVLPLHHVSGLMQLVRAFVSGGRIRFEASEIEGSCLSLVPTQLQRMMEDANSIQKLNRSKVIFVGGAGMPEVVAERARELKLPVVPVYGMTETAAMIAAVPNADFLAASGAGAVMLGDTQVSIEPCGSIRVRTSSLFKGYLGGERVDKAEGFRTGDAGWLDAHGRLHLQGRMDQLINTGGEKVDPAEVQDALIGIEGIAEARVLGEPDEEWGEIVVAHVRTGAEGAVLGESDILVSLKNKLSPFKVPKRIIFY; translated from the coding sequence ATGGAACCAACTGCCCCATTCAAGCTAGACGAGCTGCGTCGCGACTGGATCGGTGGTGTCTCCGGCGAAGCATTTTACCGCCGGGTTCAGGATGCTCGTGTAAGCCTGAAGGAAACCGACGGGCCGGTTGTCATCAATGAAGGGGAGCCGGTTGCCTTCGCGGTAAAGTTCTTTGCTGCCGCTTCGATAAGCCTCCCCATCGTATTGGTCAATCCGAAGTGGGGTGCCAAGGAACAGAGTGAATTCGATACCTTGATGGCCTCGGATGAACCGGAGCCCGGTTCCATTTCGATTCCCACCGGCGGGACGACCGGAGGGGTCAAGCTGGCTATCCACGATTGGAAGAGCTTATCCTCCGGTGCCCGTGCGGTGCAGGCTTTTCATGGGGGCGGGCCTGTCGACGCCTGCTGTGTGCTGCCGCTTCATCATGTGAGCGGACTGATGCAATTGGTACGAGCCTTCGTGTCCGGCGGGAGGATACGCTTCGAGGCAAGCGAGATCGAAGGGAGCTGCCTTTCGCTGGTGCCGACGCAACTCCAGCGAATGATGGAAGATGCGAATAGTATCCAAAAATTAAATAGATCTAAAGTTATATTTGTTGGTGGGGCAGGGATGCCTGAAGTTGTGGCTGAGAGGGCCCGTGAGCTGAAGCTGCCCGTGGTGCCGGTGTATGGGATGACGGAGACCGCGGCCATGATCGCGGCGGTTCCCAATGCAGACTTTCTCGCCGCTTCCGGTGCGGGTGCTGTTATGCTGGGGGATACGCAGGTCAGTATTGAGCCGTGTGGTTCGATTCGTGTGCGTACCAGCTCACTCTTCAAGGGCTATCTCGGCGGCGAGCGTGTCGATAAGGCAGAAGGCTTCCGCACCGGGGATGCCGGTTGGCTCGATGCGCATGGTCGCTTGCACCTTCAAGGGCGGATGGATCAGCTCATCAATACAGGAGGCGAGAAGGTGGACCCTGCCGAGGTGCAAGATGCGCTAATCGGGATCGAAGGCATCGCGGAAGCCAGGGTCCTGGGGGAACCGGACGAAGAGTGGGGCGAGATTGTGGTGGCTCATGTCAGGACCGGAGCAGAAGGAGCCGTGTTGGGCGAGTCCGATATTCTTGTCTCGCTGAAGAATAAGCTCAGCCCGTTCAAGGTGCCCAAGCGAATCATCTTTTATTAA
- a CDS encoding YkgJ family cysteine cluster protein: MAQTSEYDCTNCGACCRCFPIFASAEDAEQEIRIKSETRRLEPHLATKDKVYQLYPLPFHQRCAFLLQDQLCSIYATRPEVCRRFAAGSTQCIEARERSGVVKHHTSTK, translated from the coding sequence ATGGCTCAAACCAGTGAGTATGATTGCACGAATTGCGGCGCCTGTTGCCGCTGTTTCCCGATCTTTGCCAGCGCAGAAGACGCCGAGCAGGAAATAAGAATCAAATCGGAAACACGTCGACTGGAACCACACCTGGCGACCAAAGATAAAGTCTACCAACTTTACCCCCTGCCCTTTCATCAGCGTTGCGCATTCCTGTTGCAGGACCAGCTCTGCAGTATCTATGCGACACGCCCGGAAGTCTGCCGTCGATTTGCCGCCGGGAGCACCCAGTGCATCGAAGCCCGTGAACGAAGCGGCGTCGTCAAACACCACACCAGCACTAAGTGA
- a CDS encoding DUF3147 family protein encodes MALLITKFLVTSFIIVLVSEIVKRTEKIGALIAALPFVTIMVMIWLYIENQSVEKIANHAYYTLWFVVPTLPMFAQMPIMLRKGCNFWLTLGVGVIVTFISFLITVWIGKKFGVELMP; translated from the coding sequence ATGGCACTACTCATCACAAAGTTTCTGGTGACCTCCTTCATCATCGTTCTGGTATCGGAGATTGTGAAGCGCACCGAAAAAATTGGCGCCCTGATCGCCGCACTGCCTTTTGTCACCATAATGGTCATGATCTGGCTATACATCGAAAATCAAAGCGTCGAAAAAATCGCGAACCATGCCTATTACACCCTTTGGTTCGTCGTACCGACTTTACCGATGTTTGCCCAGATGCCGATCATGCTGCGCAAAGGCTGTAACTTCTGGCTCACGCTTGGTGTCGGGGTCATCGTAACCTTCATTTCATTTCTGATAACAGTCTGGATCGGGAAAAAATTCGGCGTTGAGCTGATGCCCTGA